A genome region from Schistocerca nitens isolate TAMUIC-IGC-003100 chromosome 4, iqSchNite1.1, whole genome shotgun sequence includes the following:
- the LOC126252909 gene encoding knirps-related protein-like: protein MNQQCKVCGEPAAGFHFGAFTCEGCKSFFGRSYNNLGSISECKNNGECVINKKNRTSCKACRLRKCLLVGMSKSGSRYGRRSNWFKIHCLLQEQQQQQQQQQQQQNHLHQQQVGRQQRSPPHPSALGILGHHQAQPGNHPHFDPRLHHQLAAAMSHHHHQRAKEDLMLLGLDEYKNSTSPSISSPESHNSDSSVEVSDQRLASRTASLFKESASPAAHKDGMFVPLPFATLASLAPSVFPHAAAAAAAAFLQPSAFAGAGAAGAPFLFPTHGGYVYPPAGQHKQHGHHAGMPKMPTTHASTLNNNTIDAAAGKRFFLDAILQSQRVSPPSTPRGATGSDVDADDDANEDDGSSSHHSPSLLLSDQEQENPMDLSMKGCRIRAEERRSLSPGGFSGSKGSGGDGADEDDEGDADGDGDADGHRSDSGLSHGCGADVDDAEGHASLAHRATPIDLTTKA, encoded by the coding sequence TCTTTCTTCGGACGGTCATACAATAACCTCGGCTCTATCTCCGAGTGCAAGAACAACGGGGAGTGCGTGATCAACAAGAAGAACCGCACATCCTGCAAGGCGTGTCGCCTGCGCAAGTGCCTGCTAGTGGGCATGTCCAAGAGCGGCTCCCGCTACGGCCGGCGCTCCAATTGGTTCAAGATACACTGCCTACTGcaagaacagcagcagcaacaacaacagcagcagcagcagcagaaccacCTCCACCAGCAGCAGGTGGGGAGGCAGCAGAGGTCGCCCCCGCATCCATCTGCGTTGGGGATACTCGGCCACCATCAAGCCCAGCCCGGCAACCACCCTCATTTTGACCCGCGATTACACCACCAGCTGGCTGCAGCCATgtcgcaccaccaccaccagcggGCCAAGGAAGACCTCATGCTTCTGGGTCTGGACGAGTACAAGAATTCGACGTCGCCGTCCATCAGTTCCCCGGAGTCACACAACTCCGATTCGTCGGTGGAGGTGAGCGACCAGCGGCTGGCTTCGCGGACAGCGAGCCTCTTCAAGGAGTCGGCGTCCCCGGCAGCGCACAAGGACGGAATGTTCGTTCCGCTGCCGTTCGCGACGTTGGCGTCTCTGGCGCCTTCGGTGTTCCCGCACGCTGCCGCCGCGGCAGCCGCCGCCTTCTTGCAGCCGTCGGCGTTCGCCGGTGCGGGAGCGGCAGGCGCGCCCTTCCTGTTCCCGACGCACGGCGGATACGTCTACCCTCCGGCGGGCCAGCACAAGCAGCACGGCCACCACGCCGGAATGCCCAAAATGCCGACGACGCACGCCTCCACTCTCAACAATAACACCATCGACGCCGCGGCCGGCAAGAGGTTCTTCCTGGACGCCATCCTGCAGTCCCAGAGGGTCTCCCCGCCGTCTACGCCGAGAGGCGCCACGGGCAGTGACGTCGACGCCGACGACGACGCCAACGAAGATGACGGCTCGTCGTCGCACCACTCTCCTTCGCTGCTGCTCTCCGATCAGGAGCAGGAGAACCCGATGGACTTGTCGATGAAGGGCTGCCGCATACGAGCCGAAGAGCGGCGGTCGCTGTCGCCGGGAGGGTTCAGCGGCAGCAAGGGAAGTGGCGGAGACGGCGCCGACGAGGACGACGAAGGCGACGCCGACGGAGACGGCGACGCCGACGGCCACCGCTCCGACTCGGGGCTGTCGCACGGCTGCGGCGCAGACGTCGACGACGCGGAGGGCCACGCCTCGCTGGCGCACCGTGCCACGCCCATCGATCTCACGACCAAAGCGTGA